A window of the Gemmatirosa kalamazoonensis genome harbors these coding sequences:
- a CDS encoding C40 family peptidase yields the protein MPPLRLSLPPSRPLLRTLRCALLLGAGLSTAGSIALAAPAAIRAHQAAPKPKPRRPTKPHRATATRTSAKPRPHPHAEVAAGPLLPTLPAAFPEIPSAELLLQPGQTMEQAFASLPTVAAPTEGTDGKPLSGFSASAERLLSAMMSRARSQLGTRYVFGGDDPDKGLDCSSFARFAMEALGIRLPRTAAQQARVGTAVPRDRKLLRPGDLLTFGRGQKVSHVGIYLGEGHFIHASVTSGRIIETTIERNGRLFRRWQGARRLIADNEAKSGSAQSEF from the coding sequence GTGCCCCCCCTCCGCCTCTCCCTTCCACCGAGTCGCCCACTGCTCCGGACCCTGCGCTGCGCCCTGCTGCTTGGCGCCGGTCTGAGCACCGCCGGCTCGATCGCCCTCGCCGCACCCGCGGCGATCCGCGCGCACCAGGCCGCGCCGAAGCCGAAGCCCCGCCGCCCGACGAAGCCCCACCGCGCGACCGCCACGCGCACGAGCGCGAAGCCGCGCCCCCACCCCCACGCCGAAGTCGCCGCCGGCCCGCTGCTCCCCACCCTGCCGGCCGCGTTCCCCGAGATCCCTTCGGCCGAGCTGCTGCTCCAGCCGGGGCAGACGATGGAGCAGGCGTTCGCCTCCCTGCCCACCGTGGCGGCGCCGACCGAGGGAACCGACGGCAAGCCGCTCAGCGGCTTCAGCGCGTCCGCCGAACGCCTGCTGTCGGCGATGATGTCGCGGGCGCGCAGCCAGCTCGGCACGCGCTACGTGTTCGGCGGCGACGATCCGGACAAGGGGCTCGATTGCAGCTCGTTCGCGCGCTTCGCGATGGAAGCGTTAGGCATCCGGCTGCCGCGCACGGCGGCGCAGCAGGCGCGCGTCGGCACGGCCGTGCCGCGCGACCGCAAGTTGCTGCGTCCCGGAGACTTGCTGACGTTCGGCCGCGGCCAGAAGGTGTCGCACGTCGGCATCTATCTCGGTGAGGGCCACTTCATCCACGCGAGCGTGACGTCGGGGCGCATCATCGAGACGACGATCGAGCGTAACGGTCGACTGTTCCGCCGGTGGCAGGGCGCGCGGCGGCTCATCGCCGACAACGAGGCTAAGAGCGGTAGCGCACAGAGCGAGTTCTGA
- a CDS encoding GntR family transcriptional regulator, with translation MASTPRRRRMEIAEVMRRRVLSGVASGSLRRNDRLPSARELAGEFDVDPRLVLSSYRVLAREGLVDIRRRSGIYVAGTPPVPGGPPVVADGWVADVLFAGIERGLSAPRLGDWLRRCVTTRRLRAAVVALSADQLEGLCGELRELYGVDAVPFAPAVLDGSSVPTELAAADFVVTESAYADALRARMTPLGKRVLVATIRADLDTHWQLLRQEHPVYVVVTDPRTEALLSQAAGVHADRVKAVVIGRDEVSHVPADAPVYVTRSARQRLASTPIPGKPIPAARAFDAASSLEILRLIVSANLKAMRTP, from the coding sequence ATGGCAAGCACGCCCCGACGTCGCCGCATGGAGATCGCGGAGGTCATGCGCCGACGCGTGCTGAGTGGCGTCGCGTCGGGCTCCCTGCGTCGCAACGATCGCCTGCCGAGCGCGCGCGAGCTGGCCGGTGAGTTCGACGTGGATCCGCGGCTGGTGCTGTCGTCCTACCGCGTGCTGGCCCGCGAGGGGCTCGTCGACATCCGGCGCCGCTCGGGCATCTACGTCGCCGGCACGCCGCCGGTCCCGGGCGGTCCACCGGTGGTCGCCGACGGCTGGGTGGCCGACGTGCTGTTCGCCGGCATCGAGCGCGGCCTGTCCGCGCCCCGCCTCGGCGACTGGCTGCGCCGCTGCGTCACGACGCGCCGGCTCCGCGCGGCCGTCGTCGCGCTCTCGGCCGACCAGCTCGAGGGGCTGTGCGGCGAGCTGCGCGAGCTCTACGGGGTGGACGCGGTACCGTTCGCGCCGGCGGTGCTCGACGGGTCCTCGGTGCCGACCGAGCTCGCGGCCGCCGACTTCGTCGTCACCGAGTCCGCCTATGCCGACGCCCTGCGCGCGCGCATGACGCCGCTCGGCAAGCGCGTGCTCGTGGCGACCATCCGCGCCGATCTGGACACGCACTGGCAGCTTCTGCGGCAGGAGCATCCCGTGTACGTCGTGGTCACCGATCCGCGCACCGAGGCGCTGCTGTCGCAGGCCGCCGGCGTGCACGCGGACCGCGTGAAGGCGGTGGTGATCGGCCGCGACGAGGTCTCGCACGTCCCCGCCGACGCGCCCGTCTACGTCACGCGCAGCGCCCGCCAGCGCCTCGCGAGCACGCCGATCCCGGGCAAGCCGATCCCCGCCGCCCGCGCGTTCGACGCCGCGTCGTCGCTCGAGATCCTGCGCCTGATCGTCAGCGCGAACCTGAAGGCGATGCGCACGCCGTAG
- a CDS encoding family 1 glycosylhydrolase gives MTARAMTARVNGAGGSMMELWAGVECTVNRVGDRYRDQLALGGHAERDDDLDRLAALGVTALRQPVLWERVAPQGLARADWAWVDRRLERLRALGVRPIVTLLHHGSGPRDTSLLDTSLPERLAEFAHAVASRHPWVEDWTPINEPLTTARFSALYGLWYPHARDDRSFARARC, from the coding sequence TTGACCGCTCGCGCCATGACGGCGCGGGTGAACGGAGCCGGCGGGTCGATGATGGAGCTGTGGGCCGGCGTGGAGTGCACGGTCAACCGGGTCGGCGACCGGTATCGCGATCAGCTTGCGCTCGGCGGCCACGCCGAGCGCGACGACGATCTCGACCGGCTCGCCGCGCTCGGCGTCACGGCGCTGCGCCAGCCGGTGCTGTGGGAGCGCGTCGCGCCCCAGGGGCTCGCGCGCGCCGACTGGGCGTGGGTGGATCGCCGGCTCGAGCGGCTGCGCGCGTTGGGCGTGCGGCCGATCGTGACGCTGCTGCACCACGGAAGCGGGCCGCGCGACACGAGCCTCCTCGACACGTCGCTGCCCGAGCGGCTGGCCGAGTTCGCGCACGCCGTCGCGAGCCGGCATCCGTGGGTCGAGGACTGGACGCCGATCAACGAGCCGCTCACGACCGCGCGCTTCAGCGCGTTGTATGGGCTCTGGTACCCGCATGCGCGCGACGACCGGTCGTTCGCGCGCGCGCGCTGCTGA
- a CDS encoding glycosyltransferase produces the protein MIRTDRSDRATRVVPTFDAPLIVHSHLRWDFVWQRPQQLLSRFAESVPVLFVEEPLFADDLSHARLDLSTPAPNVTRAVPVLPATLRDHGDRALAEVRTLLLAALARGGALGGRFTAPVQWFYTPMPAPTMIGAFGERGIVYDCMDELSKFRFAPRELVDRERMLMARADVVFTGGHKLWLSKSKRHPNVHFFGCGVDSAHFAKARRSDLPRPTDLADVDAPILGYYGVIDERIDYDLVRGLAEAHPDCVVAMVGPVVKVDPRELPQAPNIRWLGQKPYAELPMYAKAFDVCLMPFALNEATEYINPTKTLEYMAAGKPIVSTPIADVLHHFTPVVSVADTVQDFAAAVRVALTAPDPELIARGIGMAKEHTWDSIVARMCAIIVDALDATDLVDAHLAPFAAGATKPAAAPARRAVPPLLEAVGGEGMTA, from the coding sequence ATGATCCGCACCGATCGATCCGACCGGGCGACTCGCGTCGTCCCCACGTTCGACGCGCCACTCATCGTTCACAGCCACCTGCGCTGGGACTTCGTGTGGCAACGCCCGCAGCAGCTCCTGTCGCGCTTCGCCGAGTCGGTGCCGGTGCTGTTCGTCGAGGAGCCGCTGTTCGCCGACGATCTGTCGCATGCGCGGCTCGATCTCTCCACGCCGGCGCCGAACGTCACGCGCGCCGTGCCGGTGCTGCCCGCCACGCTCCGCGACCACGGAGACCGCGCGCTCGCGGAGGTGCGGACGCTGCTGCTCGCGGCGCTCGCGCGCGGTGGCGCCCTCGGCGGCCGCTTCACGGCGCCCGTGCAGTGGTTCTACACGCCGATGCCGGCGCCCACGATGATCGGCGCGTTCGGTGAGCGCGGCATCGTGTACGACTGCATGGACGAGCTGTCGAAGTTCCGCTTCGCGCCGCGCGAGCTGGTCGACCGCGAGCGCATGCTGATGGCGCGCGCCGACGTCGTGTTCACGGGCGGGCACAAGCTGTGGCTCTCGAAGTCGAAGCGGCACCCGAACGTGCACTTCTTCGGGTGCGGCGTGGACTCCGCGCACTTCGCGAAGGCGCGCCGCTCCGACCTGCCGCGCCCCACGGATCTCGCCGACGTCGACGCGCCGATCCTCGGCTACTACGGCGTGATCGACGAGCGCATCGACTACGATCTCGTGCGCGGCCTCGCCGAGGCGCATCCCGACTGCGTGGTCGCGATGGTGGGGCCCGTCGTGAAGGTCGACCCGCGCGAGCTGCCGCAGGCGCCTAACATCCGCTGGCTCGGACAGAAGCCGTACGCCGAGCTGCCGATGTACGCGAAGGCGTTCGACGTGTGCCTGATGCCGTTCGCGCTGAACGAGGCGACGGAGTACATCAACCCGACGAAGACGCTGGAATACATGGCGGCCGGCAAGCCGATCGTGTCGACGCCGATCGCCGACGTGCTGCACCACTTCACGCCGGTCGTGTCCGTGGCGGACACGGTGCAGGACTTCGCCGCCGCGGTGCGCGTCGCGCTCACGGCGCCCGATCCCGAGCTGATCGCGCGCGGCATCGGCATGGCGAAGGAGCATACGTGGGACTCCATCGTCGCCCGCATGTGCGCGATCATCGTCGACGCGCTCGACGCGACCGACCTGGTCGACGCGCACCTGGCGCCGTTCGCCGCCGGGGCGACGAAGCCCGCCGCGGCGCCCGCGCGTCGCGCCGTCCCGCCGCTTCTCGAGGCGGTGGGTGGTGAGGGGATGACCGCTTGA
- a CDS encoding ferritin-like domain-containing protein gives MVVRRADELWQPASRRGFLRALAMGGTVALLPTVFAACRDESASTGLAPAGAARDLTAAAVGTITLDLGTDVGIFNYAFALEQLEAAFYTQLVTTSPFGSTFANAAEREMLSDIWRDEVAHRELLRAALGSAALPTLTPNFSAVNFADRTSVLTTARTFEDLGVAAYNGAGRYIRNANNLLMAGKIVSVEARHAASIRDTLDTTGTAFADLASLSAWGADPASGRDVALPPVSVLSNAAPLIQDTITIGTQPS, from the coding sequence GTGGTCGTCCGCCGCGCGGACGAGCTCTGGCAGCCGGCGAGCCGACGCGGATTTCTGCGGGCGCTCGCGATGGGCGGCACGGTCGCGCTGCTGCCCACCGTGTTCGCGGCGTGCCGCGACGAGAGCGCGTCGACGGGGCTCGCGCCGGCGGGCGCGGCGCGCGACCTCACCGCCGCGGCGGTCGGCACGATCACGCTCGATCTCGGCACCGACGTCGGCATCTTCAACTACGCGTTCGCGCTGGAGCAGCTCGAGGCCGCGTTCTACACGCAGCTCGTCACCACGTCGCCGTTCGGGTCGACGTTCGCGAACGCGGCGGAGCGGGAGATGCTCTCCGACATCTGGCGCGACGAGGTCGCGCACCGCGAGCTGCTGCGCGCCGCGCTCGGCTCCGCCGCGCTCCCGACGCTCACGCCGAACTTCAGCGCGGTGAACTTCGCCGACCGCACGAGCGTGCTGACGACGGCGCGCACGTTCGAGGACCTCGGCGTCGCGGCGTACAACGGCGCGGGGCGCTACATCCGCAACGCGAACAACCTCCTCATGGCGGGGAAGATCGTGTCCGTCGAAGCGCGTCACGCGGCATCCATCCGCGACACGCTCGACACCACCGGGACGGCGTTCGCCGATCTCGCATCGCTCTCGGCGTGGGGTGCCGACCCGGCGAGCGGGCGCGACGTCGCGCTGCCGCCGGTATCGGTGCTGTCGAACGCGGCGCCGCTCATCCAGGACACGATCACCATCGGCACGCAGCCGAGCTGA
- a CDS encoding ferritin-like domain-containing protein, giving the protein MQDMQDAPILDAIESDVVETLVSRRDAIVRSGKVGGMLAAGLAIGSLPVALAALSQEAYGQAPTSTIIDTLQFALLLENLEAEFYRAVTGTSQFVPFNLAFQRVRTQLTPTEMATLSLIRDHEMAHVQFLIRAIAAAGGTPTIYNPALTFDFTGGRGSGTGPFSGATTDKGLLLIASQLFEDTGVRAYKGQAGNLLRAGDTLQAALQIHSVEARHAAKIRRLRRAAGAPAEIRYNGTIQGEGTLGSGVPNASSLPQAVQLGVYFPYQGEGNQTHVVNNGTADVSIDATRLPNLVRGPDVSAAFDEPLTRAQVINIVQPFVVPDVA; this is encoded by the coding sequence ATGCAGGACATGCAGGACGCACCCATCCTCGACGCGATCGAATCCGACGTCGTCGAGACCCTCGTCAGCCGCCGCGACGCGATCGTGCGGAGCGGCAAGGTCGGTGGCATGCTCGCCGCCGGCCTGGCGATCGGATCGCTCCCCGTCGCGCTCGCGGCGCTGTCGCAGGAGGCGTACGGGCAGGCGCCGACGAGCACGATCATCGACACGCTGCAGTTCGCGCTGCTGCTGGAGAACCTCGAGGCGGAGTTCTACCGGGCCGTCACGGGCACGAGCCAGTTCGTGCCGTTCAACCTCGCGTTCCAGCGCGTGCGCACGCAGCTCACGCCGACCGAGATGGCGACGCTGTCGCTCATCCGCGATCACGAGATGGCGCACGTGCAGTTCCTCATCCGCGCGATCGCCGCGGCCGGCGGCACGCCGACGATCTACAATCCCGCGTTGACGTTCGATTTCACCGGCGGCCGCGGGAGCGGCACCGGCCCGTTCAGCGGGGCGACGACCGACAAGGGCCTGCTGCTCATCGCGAGCCAGCTGTTCGAGGACACCGGCGTGCGCGCGTACAAGGGGCAGGCGGGGAACCTGCTGCGCGCCGGCGACACGCTGCAGGCGGCGCTGCAGATCCACTCGGTGGAGGCACGCCACGCGGCGAAGATCCGCCGGCTGCGCCGAGCCGCCGGAGCGCCGGCGGAGATCCGCTACAACGGCACCATCCAGGGCGAGGGAACGTTAGGCTCGGGCGTGCCTAACGCGTCGTCGCTCCCGCAAGCCGTGCAGCTCGGCGTCTACTTCCCGTATCAGGGCGAGGGGAACCAGACGCACGTCGTGAACAACGGCACCGCCGACGTCTCCATCGACGCGACCCGGCTGCCGAACCTGGTGCGCGGCCCCGACGTCTCGGCGGCCTTCGACGAGCCGCTCACGCGCGCCCAGGTCATCAACATCGTGCAGCCGTTCGTCGTGCCCGACGTGGCCTGA
- a CDS encoding protoporphyrinogen/coproporphyrinogen oxidase, whose product MSDQKIVIVGAGPTGLGAAYRLQELGHRNFRLLEARHKVGGLASSETSPNGFTYDIGGHVLFSHYPYFDRLFDTLMGDEYQELVREAWVWMCGRFLPYPFQNNIRHLPKEMVLECLLGLIEAQRTPIDLARIENFDQLIHKQFGAGIAKYFMMPYNFKVWAHPPRMMNKEWIGERVSTPPIERVLGNVVLDKDDAGWGPNNTFKYPRYGGTGGLFERIVPYVSEHLSLNTRTVGIDAARKEVILADGTREPYDQLLSTMPLDKLVAITEGAPDQVRDAAGCLRHSGSFIVGVGVDRPAGTSKCWMYFPESDAPFYRVTYLSNYSPEVVPDHTRQHSLLAEISHSEFKPENRDTIVDQTIEGMLATRLLDESDVPKIVDTYVIERDYTYPTPSLERDAALRVIQPWLESQGIFSRGRFGAWRYEVGNMDHSVAQGVEWVNRALLGAVEDELTYLAKRGC is encoded by the coding sequence GTGTCGGACCAGAAGATCGTCATCGTCGGCGCGGGCCCCACGGGGCTCGGCGCCGCCTACCGCCTGCAGGAGCTGGGGCACCGCAACTTCCGGCTGCTCGAGGCGCGTCACAAGGTGGGCGGCCTGGCCTCGAGCGAGACGAGCCCCAACGGCTTCACGTACGACATCGGCGGCCACGTCCTGTTCTCGCACTACCCATACTTCGATCGGCTGTTCGACACGCTGATGGGCGACGAGTATCAGGAGCTCGTGCGCGAGGCGTGGGTGTGGATGTGCGGGCGGTTCCTGCCGTACCCGTTCCAGAACAACATCCGCCACCTGCCGAAGGAGATGGTGCTCGAGTGCCTGCTCGGCCTCATCGAGGCGCAGCGCACGCCGATCGACCTGGCGCGGATCGAGAACTTCGACCAGCTGATCCACAAGCAGTTCGGCGCCGGCATCGCGAAGTACTTCATGATGCCGTACAACTTCAAGGTGTGGGCGCACCCGCCGCGCATGATGAACAAGGAGTGGATCGGCGAGCGCGTCTCCACGCCGCCCATCGAGCGGGTGCTCGGCAACGTCGTCCTCGACAAGGACGATGCGGGCTGGGGGCCGAACAACACGTTCAAGTATCCGCGCTACGGCGGCACCGGTGGGCTGTTCGAGCGCATCGTGCCGTACGTGAGCGAGCACCTGTCGCTGAACACGCGCACGGTCGGCATCGACGCGGCGCGCAAGGAAGTCATCCTCGCCGACGGCACGCGCGAGCCGTACGACCAGCTGCTGTCCACGATGCCGCTCGACAAGCTGGTCGCGATCACCGAGGGCGCACCGGACCAGGTGCGCGACGCGGCGGGGTGCCTGCGCCACTCGGGGTCGTTCATCGTCGGCGTCGGCGTGGACCGGCCCGCGGGGACGAGCAAGTGCTGGATGTACTTCCCGGAGAGCGACGCGCCGTTCTACCGCGTGACGTATCTCTCGAACTACTCGCCCGAGGTCGTGCCCGACCACACGCGCCAGCACTCGCTGCTCGCCGAGATCTCGCACTCGGAGTTCAAGCCCGAGAACCGCGACACGATCGTCGACCAGACGATCGAGGGCATGCTCGCCACGCGGCTGCTGGACGAGTCGGACGTGCCGAAGATCGTCGACACGTACGTCATCGAGCGCGACTACACGTACCCGACGCCGAGCCTCGAGCGCGACGCCGCGCTGCGCGTCATCCAGCCGTGGCTCGAGTCGCAGGGCATCTTCTCCCGCGGCCGCTTCGGCGCGTGGCGCTACGAGGTCGGCAACATGGACCACTCGGTGGCGCAGGGCGTCGAGTGGGTGAACCGCGCGCTGTTAGGCGCGGTGGAGGACGAGCTGACGTATCTCGCCAAGCGAGGATGCTGA
- a CDS encoding sugar nucleotide-binding protein produces the protein MHGVRAAMRAIRELVPGARLVQTEDLGKTHAVRTLAYQARFENERRWLTFDLLTGRLGPEARMWRHLHRGCAVRESELASFVEDPCPPDLLGINHYLTSERFLDRRLARYPASTHGGNRRHRYADVEAVRVLAAGPDGPARVLREAWDRYGRPMAVTECHLGCTREQQMRWLAAVWAAAQDLRADGVDLRAVTAWSTFGAFDWASLLTRDDGHYEPGAFDVRAPAPRATALAGMMRDLATRGACDHPALDGPGWWESPQRLMYWPAGRIDRRRDETPLRPARHAAPRRVLVTGARGTLGHAVVRACEERGLAYHAASRPELDLLDEAALVAVLDAVRPWAVVNAAGYARIDDAERERDACWRENVCAPAALARACAQRGIALVTFSSDLVFDGALDRPYVEADATAPLGALGSSHAAGERAVLDAHPAALVVRTSACFGPSSDRDFITLALRALAADAPFAALSDVVVSPTYRPALVDAALDLLIDGERGVWHVANAGALTWYELARAAAHHAGLSTATLVPVPLDAAGLTAPRPRFSPLASERGTILGDVDRAVRAYVDTRRRLRGTHAWAGHTEPARPLVPTLSLQR, from the coding sequence ATGCACGGCGTCCGCGCGGCGATGCGCGCGATCCGCGAGCTCGTCCCCGGCGCGCGGCTCGTGCAGACCGAGGATCTCGGCAAGACGCACGCGGTACGGACGCTCGCCTACCAGGCGCGGTTCGAGAACGAGCGGCGGTGGCTCACGTTCGACCTGCTCACGGGGCGGCTCGGGCCGGAGGCGCGCATGTGGCGCCACCTGCACCGCGGCTGCGCCGTGCGCGAGTCGGAGCTCGCGAGCTTCGTCGAGGATCCGTGCCCACCGGATCTGTTAGGCATCAACCACTACCTCACGAGCGAGCGGTTCCTCGACCGCCGCCTCGCGCGTTACCCGGCGTCGACGCACGGCGGCAACCGGCGGCACCGCTACGCCGACGTCGAGGCGGTGCGCGTGCTCGCGGCGGGACCCGACGGGCCGGCGCGCGTGCTGCGCGAGGCGTGGGACCGCTACGGCCGGCCGATGGCGGTGACGGAGTGCCACCTCGGCTGCACACGCGAGCAGCAGATGCGCTGGCTCGCCGCGGTCTGGGCCGCCGCGCAGGACCTGCGCGCCGACGGCGTCGATCTGCGCGCGGTGACGGCGTGGTCGACGTTCGGCGCGTTCGACTGGGCGAGCCTGCTCACGCGCGACGACGGACACTACGAGCCGGGCGCGTTCGACGTGCGCGCGCCGGCGCCGCGCGCCACCGCGCTCGCGGGGATGATGCGCGACCTCGCCACGCGTGGCGCGTGCGACCACCCGGCGCTCGACGGCCCGGGATGGTGGGAGTCGCCGCAGCGGCTGATGTACTGGCCGGCGGGCCGCATCGACCGGCGGCGCGACGAGACGCCGCTGCGGCCCGCGCGCCACGCAGCCCCGCGCCGAGTGCTCGTCACCGGCGCGCGCGGCACGCTCGGGCACGCGGTGGTGCGCGCGTGCGAGGAGCGCGGCCTCGCCTATCACGCCGCGTCGCGCCCCGAGCTCGACCTGCTCGACGAGGCCGCGCTCGTGGCGGTGCTCGACGCCGTGCGGCCATGGGCCGTCGTGAACGCGGCGGGGTACGCGAGGATCGACGACGCGGAGCGCGAGCGCGACGCCTGCTGGCGCGAGAACGTCTGCGCGCCCGCGGCGCTCGCCCGCGCGTGCGCGCAGCGCGGCATCGCGCTCGTCACGTTCTCGTCCGACCTCGTGTTCGACGGCGCGCTCGATCGCCCGTACGTCGAGGCCGACGCGACGGCGCCGCTCGGCGCGTTAGGCAGCTCGCACGCGGCGGGCGAGCGCGCGGTGCTCGACGCGCATCCCGCGGCGCTCGTCGTGCGTACGAGCGCGTGCTTCGGCCCGTCGAGCGATCGCGACTTCATCACGCTCGCGCTGCGCGCACTCGCCGCGGACGCGCCGTTCGCCGCGCTGTCCGACGTCGTCGTGTCGCCGACGTATCGGCCGGCCCTCGTCGATGCGGCGCTCGACCTGCTCATCGACGGCGAGCGCGGCGTGTGGCACGTCGCGAACGCGGGCGCGCTCACGTGGTACGAGCTCGCGCGCGCGGCGGCGCACCACGCCGGTCTGTCCACGGCGACGCTGGTCCCCGTGCCGCTCGACGCGGCGGGGCTCACGGCGCCGCGCCCGCGCTTCTCGCCGCTGGCGAGCGAGCGCGGCACGATACTCGGCGACGTGGACCGCGCGGTGCGCGCCTACGTCGACACGCGCCGCCGACTGCGCGGCACCCACGCGTGGGCCGGGCACACCGAGCCCGCGCGCCCGCTCGTCCCCACTCTCTCGCTACAGCGTTAG